In Deltaproteobacteria bacterium, the DNA window GAGGTAGGGGGGTTACAAAAGTCTTTGATCCTTCGGACACTCGGTCTGCTCTACGATCTCTCTGGGGGAGGTCCTGCTCGCATCTTTCTTGATCGGGCTCAGAGCCCGCTGATAGCATTTGCTCTTGCTTTGCGAGGCTTTGATTGGCGAGAGAGAAGAATCAGCACAAGGGCCAACACCCCCGCTGCGACGGACAGGATGCCCATGGCATAGAAGACCCATTCCAGACCCAATCGATCTGCGATGTACCCTGACAGGGTCGATGCAAAGGAGCCGACTCCAAAAACCGAGAAGAACTGGATTCCGTACCCTGTTCCGCGGAACCGCACGCTCGTGTATCGCGCCAGGATGTGGACCCCCGTGGGCTGTGTGGAAAAGTAGAAGAAAGCATAGGCCAAGGCAGAGAGGACGAGGAAGAGATTGGTCAGGAAACCCATGAGAAAAAGAAAGGGGGCTCCGAAGAGAAAGGCGGCGAAGTAGACTGTCTCCGGGAGATACCGATCAGAGAGGTTGCCCCCCATATACTGGCCGATCGTCCCAAAGAGCAGGGCGATCGTCGACATCATGCCTCCCAGGGCCACGCTTCCGATGGGGAGGGACTCTATTTGCACCTTCTGAGCCATATAAGTAGGAAGGAATGTCATGACCCCCCTGTAGCACAGACCTACCATCACGGATGAGGCAAAGAAGACGATGAGGGGGAGAAACAGAACCTCCCCTTCCTCCTGCGGGCGCTCGCCCTCTGTCTCATTCCCAGGATCGTTCTGCGGTCTCTCACGAAGCGTGAGGGAAGCCACTCCCACGGCGAGCCCGGCGACACCGAAGATGGCGTAAGTGGCCTTCCAGCCGAGAGCAGACGCAAGAAACCCGGCGACAACGGGGGTGAGAGCCACGCCGAGGCTTCCGGATATCCCGTGGATTCCAAAGCCCTTGCCCGCCTTGTTGATCCCCTTCGAAATCAGAGCGTTGCTGGCAGGATGATAGGTGCTGCAAAAGAGTCCCAGCATGCCGATGAGTGCACCCAACGCCACCAGGGAGCCTGAGAGGGCCACGAGGAAGGAGGAGAGAGCCGCCCCGAAGAGGTACACGCTGATCAGCCGCTTCGAACCGAAGCGGTCAGCCAGAATGCCGGCCGGCAGGGATCCGAGGCCGAAGGCGAAAAAGCAGACATTCCCGATCAGTCCGAGGTGGAAGTAGTCCGTGGCAAAATCCCTCTGAAGCATGGGGAGGACGGCGGAAAAGATCAGGATGAACCCGTGGTTCAACCCGTGGGCGGCTGTCACGACTCCGATGATCCTTCGTTCTTCCCCTGTCATCCGATCGCGCTCCCGTGTTCCCTTTAAGAACCATATTTTGCGGGGAGGGTCAATAGAAAGGGGACCGGATTCCCTGACTTTTGGGATACACCCCTATCGGTTCGCCCGGATTATCCAAAATCCGCCGGCTGAATTGAGAACTGCCGAAAATAGAAGGAAGGCTCAATTTATGAATTCACCCTTAAGGTGGTGATGTGGTTTAATGCTACGTGATGAATCGACTCTTATTGCTCAACCAGCCTGTCATTCCGAGGAGCGGAGCGACGAAGAATCTCGCTTTGTTTCGGTCGCTCAGCCCAGTAGCAGAGATTCTTCACACTCCGAGGTGGCTCAAGACTTGTCCCTTCACTCGGTTCACGGCAGGCTCTCGAGCAAAGCCAAGGAATGAACAATGGCCCGATAGTTTGGGTCTGACCAAGTGAGAATAGACAGAGGGTCAGGGATTATTCTTCACCATTGACATCCGTTGAAAGATATGTATAATACAAAAAGGTATATTACCAAGTAGTATAATACCCCGCGCGGAGCGTCCCATGCCCAATCCATTCAGGTTCGGTAAACTTACGCGAAGGCTCAAGGAGACCGTGAGGATCTTTCTCGTCGCCCCAAGAAGGTATGGCAAGACATCGTTGATCAAGAAAGTTCTCGAAGATCTCCGGAAAGAAGGCATGGCCACGGCATA includes these proteins:
- a CDS encoding MFS transporter; translation: MTGEERRIIGVVTAAHGLNHGFILIFSAVLPMLQRDFATDYFHLGLIGNVCFFAFGLGSLPAGILADRFGSKRLISVYLFGAALSSFLVALSGSLVALGALIGMLGLFCSTYHPASNALISKGINKAGKGFGIHGISGSLGVALTPVVAGFLASALGWKATYAIFGVAGLAVGVASLTLRERPQNDPGNETEGERPQEEGEVLFLPLIVFFASSVMVGLCYRGVMTFLPTYMAQKVQIESLPIGSVALGGMMSTIALLFGTIGQYMGGNLSDRYLPETVYFAAFLFGAPFLFLMGFLTNLFLVLSALAYAFFYFSTQPTGVHILARYTSVRFRGTGYGIQFFSVFGVGSFASTLSGYIADRLGLEWVFYAMGILSVAAGVLALVLILLSRQSKPRKARANAISGL